One window of Salmo salar chromosome ssa11, Ssal_v3.1, whole genome shotgun sequence genomic DNA carries:
- the LOC106563818 gene encoding claudin-4 — MGMDIVLTVAMVEVVCVALGVIGLILTIVICALPTWSVTTIITGNVATTEVVWYGLWMYCVTQGTGQTQCEVYNSVCLWCGSLLWDSWKYGLQPARAMILTAIILVVLGVMVSMVGAKCTNCIKDKTSQAKMIIIAGILFILAGILILIPVSLVAIPIINDSSTRIEEKPELGNSLYLGWVAASLLLIGGVTLCIKEGVFGWIMGIFGWIVSLVLCVISVWFPYNHYPEPQYRNIWKILMTTSISSILGALGVMGSIFGTKCCNCIRSNRTRVKARFIVGTFFILAGILQLTTLFLVDHYLRTDFHLLLYPFVLFTQRDLVILAEVCRWSASMLLIGGTILCCSIFKRNQSDSSMTQSTSR; from the coding sequence ATGGGCATGGATATCGTGTTAACCGTGGCAATGGTGGAGGTCGTGTGCGTCGCCCTTGGAGTCATAGGATTAATACTGACCATTGTGATCTGTGCACTCCCCACCTGGAGTGTGACAACCATTATAACCGGTAACGTTGCCACCACAGAGGTGGTCTGGTACGGCCTGTGGATGTACTGTGTGACCCAAGGCACAGGACAGACACAGTGTGAGGTatacaactctgtctgtctatggtgtggatcattactatgggacagttggAAATATGGTCTGCAGCCTGCCAGAGCCATGATCCTCACTGCCATCATCCTGGTGGTTCTGGGGGTCATGGTCTCCATGGTCGGAGCCAAGTGTACCAACTGCATCAAAGACAAAACGTCTCAGGCCAAGATGATAATTATCGCTGGAATACTTTTCATCCTGGCTGGAATTCTCATCCTCATCCCCGTTTCCTTGGTAGCCATACCAATTATCAACGACTCCTCCACGCGGATCGAAGAGAAGCCTGAGCTGGGGAACTCACTGTACCTCGGCTGGgtggcagcctccctgctcctgATTGGAGGGGTCACACTGTGCATCAAAGAGGGAGTCTTTGGATGGATAATGGGAATCTTTGGATGGATAGTCTCCCTAGTGCTCTGTGTTATCTCTGTATGGTTCCCATACAATCATTATCCTGAGCCCCAATATAGGAACATATGGAAGATTCTGATGAcgacctccatctcctccatcctgGGAGCTCTAGGAGTGATGGGGTCCATCTTTGGGACCAAGTGCTGTAACTGCATCAGGAGTAACAGGACCAGGGTCAAGGCCAGGTTTATCGTTGGAACATTCTTCATCCTGGCTGGTATCCTGCAGCTCACCACTCTGTTTTTGGTTGACCATTACTTAAGAACGGATTTCCACCTGCTGCTCTACCCTTTCGTCCTGTTTACCCAACGTGACCTGGTTATTTTAGCTGAAGTCTGTAGGTGGTCCGCCTCCATGCTCCTGATAGGAGGGACCATACTCTGCTGTTCCATATTCAAGAGGAACCAGTCAGACTCATCGATGACTCAATCAACCTCCCGCTAA